A DNA window from Palaemon carinicauda isolate YSFRI2023 chromosome 39, ASM3689809v2, whole genome shotgun sequence contains the following coding sequences:
- the LOC137631472 gene encoding uncharacterized protein isoform X2: MKLTTTIFLSLLVAAECSQHQRYELPPPGSYGESTIFLDTFPGEAHTPSVSKYINDNTDIQNNPVYRESFTCSHGQVLHVDGRCVTPQVMRHVYVYNVPEQHRRTGPPPPVPPPKVEHNIVFVRLPERTGDQDPIVVPPPQQKNIVYVLNKGTAEDGQKVITVPPPPKSKPEVYFVNYGDGQNPTLPGGVDLQTALKNAKHQGVSPVIGGGSKGGITYGGISSGSGHDVSVGSSISGGTGYGGIIDGGIIDGGIIDGGNIYGDSTNGEISYPPPGLYVSP, from the exons ATGAAGCTTACTACGACG ATTTTCCTGTCCCTGCTGGTGGCAGCAGAATGCAGCCAGCATCAGCGTTATGAATTACCTCCTCCGGGGAGTTATGGTGAATCAACTATATTTTTGGACACCTTTCCTGGGGAGGCACATACTCCCTCTGTcagtaaatatattaatgataatactgacATTCAAAATAACCCAGTTTACAGAGAATCCTTCACATGTAGCCATGGACAGGTCCTCCACGTTGACGGAAGATGCGTCACGCCTCAAGTCATGCGCCACGTTTACGTTTACAATGTACCTGAGCAGCATCGCCGCACTGGACCTCCACCTCCTGTCCCCCCGCCAAAGGTTGAGCACAATATCGTGTTTGTGCGTCTTCCAGAAAGGACCGGTGATCAGGATCCTATTGTAGTGCCCCCACCTCAACAGAAGAACATTGTGTATGTCCTGAACAAGGGAACTGCCGAAGATGGCCAGAAGGTTATCACTGTCCCACCACCTCCCAAGAGCAAGCCTGAAGTCTATTTCGTAAATTATGGGGATGGCCAAAACCCAACTCTCCCCGGGGGCGTTGATCTCCAGACTGCTCTCAAAAACGCTAAACATCAAGGGGTCAGCCCAGTCATTGGAGGGGGATCAAAAGGTGGAATTACTTATGGAGGTATTTCTTCTGGTAGTGGTCATGACGTTTCAGTAGGTTCCTCAATAAGTGGAGGCACCGGATATGGAGGCATCATAGATGGAGGCATCATAGATGGAGGAATTATAGATGGAGGAAATATATATGGAGACAGCACTAACGGGGAAATCTCATATCCTCCTCCTGGACTCTACGTTTCTCCTTAA
- the LOC137631472 gene encoding uncharacterized protein isoform X1 — protein MKHIASIFLSLLVAAECSQHQRYELPPPGSYGESTIFLDTFPGEAHTPSVSKYINDNTDIQNNPVYRESFTCSHGQVLHVDGRCVTPQVMRHVYVYNVPEQHRRTGPPPPVPPPKVEHNIVFVRLPERTGDQDPIVVPPPQQKNIVYVLNKGTAEDGQKVITVPPPPKSKPEVYFVNYGDGQNPTLPGGVDLQTALKNAKHQGVSPVIGGGSKGGITYGGISSGSGHDVSVGSSISGGTGYGGIIDGGIIDGGIIDGGNIYGDSTNGEISYPPPGLYVSP, from the exons ATGAAGCATATTGCATCG ATTTTCCTGTCCCTGCTGGTGGCAGCAGAATGCAGCCAGCATCAGCGTTATGAATTACCTCCTCCGGGGAGTTATGGTGAATCAACTATATTTTTGGACACCTTTCCTGGGGAGGCACATACTCCCTCTGTcagtaaatatattaatgataatactgacATTCAAAATAACCCAGTTTACAGAGAATCCTTCACATGTAGCCATGGACAGGTCCTCCACGTTGACGGAAGATGCGTCACGCCTCAAGTCATGCGCCACGTTTACGTTTACAATGTACCTGAGCAGCATCGCCGCACTGGACCTCCACCTCCTGTCCCCCCGCCAAAGGTTGAGCACAATATCGTGTTTGTGCGTCTTCCAGAAAGGACCGGTGATCAGGATCCTATTGTAGTGCCCCCACCTCAACAGAAGAACATTGTGTATGTCCTGAACAAGGGAACTGCCGAAGATGGCCAGAAGGTTATCACTGTCCCACCACCTCCCAAGAGCAAGCCTGAAGTCTATTTCGTAAATTATGGGGATGGCCAAAACCCAACTCTCCCCGGGGGCGTTGATCTCCAGACTGCTCTCAAAAACGCTAAACATCAAGGGGTCAGCCCAGTCATTGGAGGGGGATCAAAAGGTGGAATTACTTATGGAGGTATTTCTTCTGGTAGTGGTCATGACGTTTCAGTAGGTTCCTCAATAAGTGGAGGCACCGGATATGGAGGCATCATAGATGGAGGCATCATAGATGGAGGAATTATAGATGGAGGAAATATATATGGAGACAGCACTAACGGGGAAATCTCATATCCTCCTCCTGGACTCTACGTTTCTCCTTAA